A window of the Polaribacter sp. HaHaR_3_91 genome harbors these coding sequences:
- a CDS encoding type B 50S ribosomal protein L31, translated as MRKGIHPENYRMVAFKDMSNEDVFLTRSTVDTKETLEVDGVEYPLVKLEISRTSHPFYTGKSKLIDAAGRIDKFKTKYAKFKKE; from the coding sequence ATGAGAAAAGGAATTCATCCAGAAAATTACAGAATGGTAGCTTTTAAAGACATGTCTAACGAAGATGTATTTTTAACACGTTCTACAGTAGACACTAAAGAAACGTTAGAAGTTGATGGTGTTGAGTATCCTTTAGTAAAATTAGAGATCTCTAGAACATCTCACCCATTTTACACTGGTAAATCTAAACTTATTGATGCTGCAGGACGTATCGATAAATTTAAAACGAAATACGCAAAATTCAAAAAAGAGTAA
- a CDS encoding glutaminyl-peptide cyclotransferase, with the protein MKKNTLLVTFFACFLLITSCSDVYKFSLEHKKQVALNSNVEVTLKEKEEKAINSVQFFVNGNEVSSDGNAISINTTELGVGKHQISALVFYAEKTKKENSFFEVLANKKPVVYDYKIINEYPHDKTAYTQGLEYHDGFLYETTGQRGKSTLRKVEIETGKVLQKIDLDKKYFGEGMTILNNKIYWLTWQAKKGFVYNLETFKQEKEFAYNNSAEGWGFTHNGTQLIKSDGTNKIWFLDPETLKEEKSIQVYTNKYAVADLNELELINGKIYANKYQQNAIVVIDPKTGVVEGIANLKGLHTEMEKTQKLVPHDEVLNGIAYDKENNRLFVTGKHWGKLFEIELIKKQ; encoded by the coding sequence ATGAAAAAGAATACCTTACTTGTTACATTTTTTGCGTGTTTTCTGCTAATTACATCTTGTTCTGATGTCTATAAATTTAGTTTAGAGCATAAAAAACAAGTCGCTCTAAATTCTAATGTAGAAGTTACTTTAAAAGAGAAAGAAGAGAAAGCCATAAATAGTGTTCAATTTTTCGTGAATGGAAATGAAGTTTCTTCGGATGGAAATGCAATTTCTATTAATACAACTGAATTAGGCGTTGGAAAGCACCAAATTTCTGCGCTGGTTTTTTATGCTGAAAAGACAAAAAAAGAAAATAGTTTTTTTGAAGTTTTAGCAAATAAAAAACCTGTTGTATATGACTATAAAATTATAAATGAATATCCGCATGATAAAACCGCATACACACAAGGTTTAGAATATCATGATGGTTTTTTATATGAAACTACAGGTCAAAGAGGAAAATCTACACTAAGAAAAGTTGAAATTGAAACGGGTAAAGTTTTACAAAAAATAGATTTAGATAAAAAGTATTTTGGTGAAGGAATGACCATTCTTAATAATAAGATTTACTGGTTAACTTGGCAGGCTAAAAAGGGTTTTGTTTATAATCTAGAAACCTTTAAACAAGAAAAAGAATTTGCCTATAATAATAGTGCAGAAGGTTGGGGTTTTACACATAACGGAACTCAGTTGATAAAATCTGATGGTACAAACAAAATTTGGTTCTTAGACCCAGAGACTTTAAAAGAAGAAAAATCGATTCAAGTGTACACCAACAAATACGCAGTGGCTGACTTAAATGAATTAGAATTGATCAATGGAAAAATCTATGCAAATAAATATCAGCAAAATGCTATCGTTGTCATAGATCCAAAAACAGGTGTTGTAGAAGGTATTGCAAACTTAAAAGGATTGCATACAGAAATGGAAAAAACACAAAAATTAGTTCCTCATGACGAAGTTTTAAATGGTATTGCTTATGACAAAGAGAATAACCGTCTTTTTGTAACAGGTAAACATTGGGGTAAATTATTTGAAATTGAATTGATTAAAAAACAATAA
- a CDS encoding YpdA family putative bacillithiol disulfide reductase, whose amino-acid sequence MKNFDIVIIGGGPIGIACGLEAQKNGLSYVILEKGPIVNSLYNYPVNMQFFSSSEKLEIDEIPFISKEAKPRRSEALEYYRRIATSNKLHINLFEKVTSVSKYEDEFSIISDKNTYKSKNIVIATGFYDIPNLLNVPGEDLPKVSHYYNDPHFYAGQKLAVIGASNSSVDAALESYRKGADVTLIIRGTEVGQRVKYWVRPDIINRIKEESIQVFYSSTVKEITKDTIVINTENGEETLLNDFVLALTGYKPNFTFLEQVGVSFSNDEKKIPTYNDETMETNVNGVYLAGVICGGMETHKWFIENSRIHAKMIVSNIKKLKE is encoded by the coding sequence ATGAAAAATTTTGATATTGTTATTATTGGTGGTGGTCCTATTGGAATTGCTTGCGGATTAGAAGCTCAAAAAAATGGGTTGAGCTATGTAATTTTAGAAAAAGGGCCAATAGTAAATTCATTATATAATTATCCAGTGAATATGCAATTTTTCTCTTCTTCAGAAAAGTTAGAGATCGACGAAATTCCGTTTATTAGTAAAGAAGCTAAACCAAGAAGGAGTGAGGCTTTAGAATATTATCGAAGAATTGCAACTTCAAATAAGCTACATATTAATTTATTTGAAAAAGTAACTTCTGTGTCTAAATATGAAGATGAATTTTCAATTATTTCTGATAAAAACACCTATAAGTCTAAGAATATTGTTATTGCAACTGGTTTTTATGATATTCCGAATTTGCTAAACGTACCTGGTGAAGATTTACCAAAAGTTTCTCACTATTATAATGACCCACATTTTTATGCTGGACAAAAATTAGCTGTTATTGGGGCGAGCAATTCGTCTGTAGATGCAGCTTTAGAAAGTTATAGAAAAGGAGCAGATGTTACCTTAATTATTAGAGGGACAGAAGTTGGACAACGTGTAAAATATTGGGTAAGACCAGATATTATCAACCGTATAAAGGAAGAAAGTATTCAGGTTTTTTATAGCAGTACGGTAAAAGAAATAACAAAGGATACCATTGTTATAAATACTGAAAATGGAGAAGAAACGTTACTAAATGACTTTGTTTTAGCATTAACGGGTTATAAACCAAATTTTACGTTTTTAGAGCAAGTTGGTGTTTCTTTTTCTAATGATGAAAAGAAAATTCCTACTTATAATGATGAAACGATGGAAACCAATGTGAATGGAGTCTATTTAGCAGGCGTTATTTGTGGTGGAATGGAAACGCACAAATGGTTTATAGAAAACTCAAGAATCCATGCAAAAATGATTGTAAGTAATATTAAAAAATTAAAAGAATAG